A region from the Thermoplasmatales archaeon genome encodes:
- a CDS encoding transcriptional regulatory protein PtsJ: MKYMLLITVNHNSRDPPYKQIYDQIVYSISIGNLRKGDAIPPSRILAGTLDVNYHTVNKAYQQLRENGIISLSKRRRYVVTEGNRDTRSVDEFFLKEEEIIDDAIARGLRDQEIIEAVKKILTARSKKRYGD, from the coding sequence ATGAAGTATATGCTTCTCATAACTGTAAACCATAATTCAAGAGATCCACCTTATAAGCAGATATACGACCAGATAGTTTACAGCATATCAATCGGGAATTTGAGGAAGGGAGATGCCATTCCTCCATCAAGGATCCTTGCCGGTACGCTCGATGTCAATTATCACACAGTGAATAAAGCATATCAGCAGCTGCGGGAGAATGGAATAATATCACTGTCTAAGAGAAGGAGATACGTTGTAACAGAAGGTAATCGTGATACACGTTCTGTGGATGAATTTTTTCTGAAAGAAGAAGAAATAATTGATGATGCTATTGCCAGGGGCTTAAGGGATCAAGAAATCATTGAGGCAGTGAAGAAGATCCTTACGGCAAGATCAAAAAAGAGATATGGAGATTGA
- a CDS encoding putative membrane protein has protein sequence MVDVILTVIIGIMLSIIPYITEKSIVFGVRTPPEYLDSEVIKRSRKTYVVSVLVITLILSTVQVLIIPQSLVLLLSIFPLFVVLIAFFVYLPLHYTIERTKKSETWADKSNQSVSATFVSGKSNPFPWVYAVPGVMVLLAIFIIGIMDYSNMPQVLATHFGANGQPNQYSTKSIGAVFFTGFLGIGLTVGMTLLAYPISRSSFRVDSSSNAALERSVIFRSRMTRMILIMPFFIDLTMMISEFEIWGLIGHGQTTLILTLAPIFAMLALVLSVTLITGQAGSNLRTVSGAEGAPGISGHMDSIKSASTKDDDSSWRAGVIYFNKNDARFLVPKRFGGGYTLNFAHPGSIAMVAAILCVPIILILMLPH, from the coding sequence TTGGTAGACGTAATACTTACGGTTATAATCGGCATCATGCTGTCAATAATCCCGTACATTACGGAGAAATCAATCGTTTTTGGTGTTAGGACACCGCCTGAATATCTTGATTCTGAGGTAATCAAAAGGTCCAGGAAAACTTATGTGGTCTCCGTACTGGTAATTACACTGATTCTTTCCACTGTACAGGTATTGATTATACCGCAATCCCTTGTTCTTCTCCTGTCTATCTTTCCACTGTTTGTGGTTCTGATCGCGTTCTTTGTTTATCTGCCACTGCACTATACAATCGAAAGGACTAAAAAATCGGAGACTTGGGCGGATAAATCCAACCAGTCCGTATCGGCAACATTCGTTTCTGGAAAGAGTAATCCCTTTCCATGGGTTTACGCAGTTCCTGGAGTTATGGTGCTTTTGGCGATTTTCATAATTGGGATAATGGATTATAGTAACATGCCACAAGTCCTCGCAACGCATTTTGGCGCAAATGGCCAGCCAAACCAGTACTCGACAAAATCAATCGGAGCTGTTTTCTTTACCGGATTTTTGGGCATTGGTCTTACAGTCGGCATGACCCTGCTTGCGTATCCAATATCCAGATCTTCTTTCAGGGTGGACAGCTCATCGAATGCAGCACTGGAAAGATCAGTCATCTTTCGCTCCAGGATGACAAGGATGATCCTCATAATGCCGTTTTTCATCGACTTAACAATGATGATCAGCGAATTCGAGATCTGGGGTTTGATTGGACATGGCCAGACCACCCTGATCCTGACCCTTGCTCCAATTTTTGCTATGTTGGCCTTGGTGCTTTCGGTCACGTTGATCACGGGCCAGGCGGGAAGCAATCTGAGGACGGTATCAGGCGCGGAGGGGGCACCAGGTATATCTGGTCATATGGATTCGATTAAGTCGGCTTCCACGAAGGACGATGATTCCAGCTGGAGAGCTGGAGTAATATACTTCAATAAGAACGATGCCAGGTTTCTGGTGCCAAAAAGGTTTGGAGGTGGATACACACTTAACTTCGCTCACCCCGGCTCAATCGCAATGGTAGCTGCAATTCTTTGCGTTCCCATAATTTTAATATTGATGCTTCCACATTAG
- the tpiA gene encoding Triosephosphate isomerase, which yields MQKFCYMINFKHYFESTGIRAESLVEGFSKIQSDRGTNMQVALSPLDLDLGKNTKNITFLAQHVDNVGHGPYTGKISIESLMEKGISGSVLNHSENRVPEEQIMATVKRAADLGFNITLCLENLAEIERYVELRPRYIAYEPKELIGGNISVSTAKPDVIYNAAQLCGKSDVELLVGAGIKNSGDVEKSLSLGASGVLVASGIVKAQDPFAALNSLMSIQ from the coding sequence ATGCAAAAATTCTGTTATATGATCAATTTCAAGCACTATTTTGAATCCACAGGTATTAGGGCAGAATCCCTGGTAGAAGGATTTTCAAAGATACAGAGTGATAGAGGCACTAACATGCAGGTAGCTTTAAGCCCTTTAGATTTAGATCTCGGCAAGAACACTAAGAACATTACTTTCCTGGCACAGCACGTTGATAACGTAGGTCATGGACCGTACACTGGAAAGATATCAATTGAATCGCTAATGGAGAAGGGTATAAGTGGTTCTGTTCTAAATCACTCAGAAAATCGCGTACCGGAAGAGCAGATAATGGCCACGGTAAAGAGGGCAGCTGATCTGGGTTTTAATATCACACTCTGCCTTGAAAACCTGGCCGAAATAGAGAGGTATGTTGAACTACGGCCGCGTTATATAGCCTATGAACCAAAGGAACTCATAGGGGGAAATATATCCGTATCCACTGCAAAACCTGATGTGATATATAACGCAGCCCAGTTATGCGGGAAATCAGACGTAGAACTACTGGTAGGCGCCGGCATTAAGAATTCAGGCGATGTTGAAAAGTCGCTTTCTCTTGGCGCCAGCGGAGTTCTGGTCGCCTCAGGCATTGTCAAGGCGCAAGATCCCTTTGCCGCGTTAAATTCATTAATGAGCATCCAATAA
- a CDS encoding hypothetical protein (Archaeal actin homolog), giving the protein MVSVGIDLGYGDTKVIGVDGRREKFPSRWARYDAKSWGFGGSILSLAIDDEEPFIFGENATGAGVREPLGDGRLASADSRPLLAAALWISGAGDGGAQTSISLGSGTPLGTFDQEVAAARESLEGKTLTIKANNGQSRQIHIEKLVVRPQGVGAALYLVEKGLVKSQPGYGLVVDVGSRTTDVLTINLMNMEPVVEMSFSIEAGIGDAVSNIGKLIARQTGFVVPTDVARQALTSPVMFKQRQVGGAEVGAPILKELSNRILDSLRANLRGELDRVTALIPVGGGAALIGQTLDVLAPGALVTAAPEDLQFANALGYKDAAERSK; this is encoded by the coding sequence ATGGTCTCAGTAGGTATAGATTTGGGTTATGGAGATACGAAAGTAATCGGTGTGGACGGACGCAGAGAAAAGTTCCCATCCAGATGGGCAAGATACGACGCCAAGTCGTGGGGATTTGGAGGGTCAATACTTTCTCTGGCAATAGATGACGAGGAACCCTTCATATTTGGAGAAAACGCCACTGGAGCTGGTGTAAGGGAACCTCTGGGTGATGGAAGGTTGGCAAGCGCAGATTCACGCCCACTGCTTGCGGCAGCCCTGTGGATCAGCGGAGCCGGTGACGGTGGAGCCCAAACCAGTATCTCGCTTGGTAGTGGAACCCCTCTGGGCACATTTGACCAGGAGGTAGCTGCCGCAAGAGAGTCCCTGGAAGGAAAGACTCTTACCATAAAGGCTAATAACGGGCAGTCGAGACAGATACACATAGAGAAACTCGTAGTCAGACCCCAGGGAGTAGGTGCAGCACTTTATCTCGTTGAGAAGGGACTCGTCAAGAGTCAGCCGGGATATGGCTTGGTTGTTGATGTTGGTTCAAGGACAACTGATGTCCTGACAATAAACCTCATGAACATGGAGCCTGTGGTTGAAATGTCATTCTCCATAGAAGCAGGAATAGGAGACGCAGTGTCCAACATAGGAAAACTCATAGCCAGACAAACCGGATTCGTAGTTCCGACCGATGTGGCAAGACAGGCCCTCACCTCACCTGTGATGTTCAAGCAACGACAGGTTGGGGGAGCAGAAGTTGGGGCACCTATACTAAAGGAACTATCTAACCGGATACTCGACAGTCTCAGAGCCAACCTGAGGGGCGAACTTGACCGTGTTACAGCTTTGATACCCGTAGGCGGCGGAGCTGCCCTGATAGGACAGACACTGGACGTTCTGGCACCGGGCGCATTGGTCACCGCAGCACCGGAAGATCTTCAGTTTGCAAATGCGCTAGGATACAAGGATGCTGCTGAAAGATCCAAATAA
- the mjaIM gene encoding Modification methylase MjaI — translation MNHKIYIGDSLEILKELENDSIDMVFADPPYGMSKSKGLGWAYSKHITMQEAWDIFTKDSLFEFNLNWISETLRVVRPGGSFWVCGSFHNIYQLGFILQHLDMKINNSIVWFKPNAQPNITTRMFTESTEHLIWAIKNHSKEKWTFNYEVMKGLNDGKQMRNMWSIPLTPKSEKWAGGHPTQKPFELLKRVILSSTNEGDTILDPFLGSGTTSVVAEYFGRNSIGIEKNKEYLNIIQKRLNPPQKSIQNAGLNVEYIQK, via the coding sequence ATGAACCATAAGATCTATATAGGTGACAGTTTAGAGATTTTGAAAGAACTCGAGAATGACTCAATTGATATGGTTTTCGCTGATCCTCCGTATGGTATGTCCAAATCTAAGGGCCTTGGTTGGGCATACAGTAAACACATTACTATGCAAGAGGCATGGGACATTTTCACAAAAGATTCACTCTTTGAGTTCAATCTAAATTGGATAAGTGAAACGTTGCGTGTTGTGAGACCTGGAGGCAGTTTCTGGGTCTGTGGCTCATTTCATAATATATATCAATTGGGGTTTATCTTGCAGCACCTTGACATGAAAATCAACAACAGCATAGTATGGTTCAAACCTAACGCTCAACCAAATATTACAACAAGAATGTTTACAGAAAGTACTGAGCATCTAATATGGGCCATAAAAAATCACTCTAAAGAAAAGTGGACTTTCAACTATGAAGTTATGAAAGGACTCAATGATGGAAAACAAATGAGGAATATGTGGTCCATACCATTGACGCCCAAAAGTGAGAAGTGGGCCGGTGGTCATCCAACCCAAAAACCTTTTGAATTGCTGAAAAGGGTCATTTTGTCGTCTACGAATGAAGGTGATACTATTTTGGATCCTTTCTTGGGTTCCGGCACAACATCGGTAGTTGCAGAATACTTTGGGAGAAACTCAATTGGTATAGAAAAAAATAAAGAATATCTTAACATAATCCAGAAAAGATTGAATCCCCCTCAAAAAAGTATTCAGAATGCAGGTTTAAATGTGGAATACATTCAGAAATAA
- a CDS encoding Glyoxalase-like domain protein — translation MAELVQVRYVVNDVDEAIGFYCGLLDFKEIMHPAKAFAMLQRGALRLVLSSPNPQSGGGATMPDGTIQTPGGWNRFSIEVNNLELIVDKLKRSSVHFRNDIVVGVGGKQTIVDDPSGNPVELFQPTLDEARLGH, via the coding sequence ATGGCGGAGCTGGTCCAGGTAAGATATGTTGTTAACGACGTGGATGAGGCAATTGGGTTCTACTGTGGTTTGTTGGATTTTAAAGAAATAATGCACCCTGCAAAGGCTTTTGCTATGCTTCAACGAGGAGCTTTGAGACTTGTTTTGAGCAGCCCTAATCCTCAATCCGGTGGGGGGGCTACAATGCCTGATGGCACAATACAGACTCCGGGTGGATGGAACAGATTTTCGATTGAGGTTAATAATTTGGAATTAATTGTGGATAAACTTAAGAGATCTTCTGTACACTTTAGAAACGATATTGTTGTTGGGGTAGGTGGAAAGCAAACCATTGTTGACGACCCTTCTGGAAATCCCGTAGAACTTTTTCAACCTACATTGGATGAAGCTAGACTTGGGCATTGA
- a CDS encoding Transposase, whose protein sequence is MSLTVYIMDLENTVERLTAENSALKNENEELKRRILIYENPHTPSSRQMFKPKDIKPPGKRGAPPGHKGATREFGEPDEIIHVSEDKCPRCSSPLGSPIRTEKRTIFDIPPPQKIKVTEYDLDVYRCSSCGTEVKSKHRDCPQTGDMGIYLLNYITMLKYNLRGPVRKVQEFISTNNDLDLSVKGINDALLRVGDSCRNEYSQIQDRIRRSKWVHIDETGFHVNGKKYWLWAFRSAENEVLVVITDSRGRDVVKETMGEDFHGPAIVDGWKVYSYLTTIQRCWAHLIREADAFRNTVHGSELSGEIHSMFGELKKSLESGDMDERRKKKEAFDGKMKELVELYNSYSDLHKPVEYIRNGLGSWFTCLLYNGMEPTNNLAEQAIREHVVIRKIIGTFRSESGSRNYQYIASLLSTWRMRGMNMFVEMDKILRKELCGFG, encoded by the coding sequence ATGAGCCTGACGGTATATATCATGGATCTGGAAAACACTGTCGAGAGACTCACAGCTGAGAATTCAGCCCTGAAGAATGAGAACGAGGAACTGAAGAGACGCATTCTTATTTACGAGAATCCACACACACCATCATCAAGGCAGATGTTCAAACCGAAGGACATAAAACCACCGGGGAAGAGGGGTGCTCCTCCGGGTCATAAGGGTGCAACACGTGAATTCGGGGAACCGGATGAGATCATCCATGTATCTGAGGATAAGTGCCCCAGATGCAGCAGTCCTCTCGGTTCTCCCATCAGGACGGAGAAGAGGACAATCTTCGACATCCCGCCACCACAGAAGATAAAGGTGACGGAATACGATCTTGATGTTTACAGGTGCAGCAGCTGCGGCACAGAGGTGAAATCGAAACACAGAGACTGTCCGCAGACCGGCGATATGGGCATCTACCTCCTGAATTACATAACAATGCTGAAGTACAATTTAAGGGGACCAGTAAGGAAGGTGCAGGAATTCATCAGCACGAACAATGATCTCGATCTCAGTGTCAAGGGCATAAACGATGCCCTCCTGAGAGTCGGGGATTCATGCAGGAACGAGTATTCGCAGATACAGGATCGCATCAGAAGATCGAAATGGGTTCACATAGATGAGACCGGTTTCCACGTGAACGGAAAGAAATACTGGCTGTGGGCTTTCAGGTCGGCAGAGAACGAGGTTCTCGTTGTGATCACAGACAGCAGGGGACGGGATGTTGTGAAGGAGACAATGGGCGAGGACTTCCATGGTCCGGCAATAGTGGACGGATGGAAGGTGTACTCATATCTCACAACAATACAGAGGTGCTGGGCTCACCTGATCAGGGAGGCGGATGCATTCAGGAATACTGTACATGGAAGCGAACTCTCCGGGGAGATACACTCCATGTTCGGGGAACTGAAAAAGTCTCTGGAGTCCGGGGATATGGATGAGCGCAGGAAAAAGAAGGAAGCATTTGACGGGAAAATGAAAGAACTCGTTGAACTTTATAACTCGTATTCCGATCTGCACAAGCCTGTTGAGTATATCCGTAACGGCCTGGGTTCATGGTTCACCTGCCTCCTCTACAACGGAATGGAGCCGACCAACAACCTTGCGGAACAGGCAATAAGAGAACATGTTGTAATACGCAAAATTATTGGTACATTCCGATCCGAATCGGGTTCCAGGAACTACCAGTACATCGCATCGCTGCTGTCTACATGGCGAATGAGGGGAATGAATATGTTTGTGGAGATGGACAAAATATTAAGAAAAGAGCTGTGCGGATTCGGCTGA
- the rpl3_1 gene encoding 50S ribosomal protein L3 has product MATPHHPRRGSKGYYPRVRAQHMQSDIRSWPEIEGKPKIQAFAGYKVGMTHIEMVDYRKSSVTAGQTIMSAVTIIEVPPLSVVGIRYYDNDETGLFVVAEEWAQDLDKDLFKRVPERKKKSETPTINEVIDVRLIVSTNPSEVTGIPSKTPEIFEIRISGSDLKEKIDYAKGKLGKKISFDEFSTPGKFVDAISITKGKGFTGHVQRFGVKLLPYKNRKHRRMIGTLGPWHPDWVRNTVPQAGQKGTHQRTASNIRVLKYSKKEANEDINVKGGFPGYGVVRSDFVLVHGSIPGPSKRLVKFRDPARQKSPNIENLTISYISKESKQGD; this is encoded by the coding sequence ATGGCGACGCCACATCACCCCAGAAGGGGGTCAAAGGGGTATTACCCTAGGGTACGCGCTCAGCATATGCAGAGCGACATTCGAAGCTGGCCAGAGATAGAGGGAAAGCCAAAAATTCAGGCTTTTGCCGGATACAAGGTCGGCATGACACACATAGAGATGGTGGATTACCGAAAGAGCAGTGTTACCGCGGGGCAGACAATAATGTCAGCAGTAACGATAATTGAAGTTCCGCCTTTGTCTGTTGTTGGAATCAGGTACTATGATAACGATGAAACAGGTCTTTTTGTCGTAGCCGAGGAATGGGCACAGGATCTGGACAAGGATCTTTTTAAGAGAGTCCCGGAGAGAAAGAAGAAGTCCGAGACCCCTACGATAAACGAGGTCATTGATGTTAGGCTTATTGTAAGTACAAATCCATCGGAAGTAACTGGAATACCGTCAAAGACTCCAGAAATTTTCGAGATAAGGATAAGCGGTTCTGATCTAAAAGAAAAGATTGATTATGCAAAGGGGAAACTGGGTAAGAAAATTTCATTTGATGAATTCAGCACACCCGGTAAATTTGTAGACGCAATCTCGATAACAAAGGGAAAGGGATTCACGGGCCATGTGCAGAGATTCGGCGTAAAACTCCTGCCTTACAAAAACAGGAAGCACAGGAGAATGATCGGAACACTTGGACCCTGGCATCCTGACTGGGTCAGAAACACCGTCCCCCAGGCGGGTCAGAAAGGAACTCACCAGAGGACAGCATCAAACATCAGGGTTCTTAAATATTCAAAGAAAGAGGCAAATGAGGATATAAACGTAAAGGGTGGTTTTCCGGGATACGGGGTCGTGAGAAGCGATTTTGTCCTGGTTCACGGGTCTATACCTGGCCCTTCGAAAAGGCTGGTAAAGTTTCGGGACCCTGCAAGGCAGAAATCACCAAACATAGAGAATCTGACGATTTCTTACATATCCAAGGAATCCAAGCAAGGTGACTAA
- the rpl4_1 gene encoding 50S ribosomal protein L4: protein METDIYDNQGNVKGKIQLPGVFSTTLREDILGKAFRAVTLTLRHPYGSSPEAGMRRVGHNSGANHGISRLPRVAGSSRGVTLASMVGGRSAHSPRSSKILFKKINDKERKIARFTAIAMTADKDAVKRRGHKFDAEINLPIVIDDSLTEVKKVKDAITLFENIGIYDDIIRAKEGKKIRAGRGKMRGRRYKQPRSILVVGTSSSDLKVFKSLPGVEIATPDSLSIRKLAPGGVGGRLVIYTTAAIKKLGEVA from the coding sequence TTGGAAACAGACATTTATGATAATCAGGGAAATGTAAAAGGCAAAATTCAACTCCCCGGGGTTTTTAGCACAACCCTGAGAGAAGACATTCTCGGGAAAGCGTTCAGGGCAGTAACCCTGACGCTGAGGCATCCCTACGGTTCTTCACCGGAGGCTGGAATGCGGAGGGTTGGTCATAACAGTGGCGCAAACCACGGAATATCCAGATTGCCAAGAGTAGCGGGTTCATCACGTGGTGTTACACTCGCCAGCATGGTAGGGGGAAGGAGCGCTCATTCGCCGAGGTCAAGCAAAATACTTTTTAAGAAAATTAATGACAAGGAACGAAAAATTGCACGATTCACAGCAATTGCCATGACTGCTGACAAGGATGCGGTTAAGAGAAGGGGGCACAAATTCGACGCCGAAATAAATCTGCCAATAGTTATAGATGACAGCCTGACAGAAGTTAAGAAAGTAAAAGATGCAATAACCCTCTTTGAGAACATTGGAATCTACGACGACATAATAAGGGCAAAAGAGGGAAAGAAGATCAGAGCGGGACGTGGAAAGATGCGGGGAAGAAGATACAAGCAACCCAGAAGCATTCTTGTTGTTGGAACATCCAGCAGTGATCTCAAGGTTTTCAAATCTTTGCCCGGCGTTGAAATTGCAACTCCGGATAGCCTGAGCATAAGGAAACTTGCTCCGGGAGGAGTGGGCGGCAGACTTGTAATTTATACAACTGCGGCTATTAAGAAGCTAGGGGAAGTGGCATAG
- a CDS encoding 50S ribosomal protein L23P, with protein sequence MTNVIISPIATEKSMLGMEKENKLTFMVDKKANKARIKEEVERRFELKVLSVNTLITKRGKKAIVELDESYSADEIAGRIGVF encoded by the coding sequence ATGACAAACGTTATAATCAGTCCTATTGCAACAGAAAAGTCAATGTTAGGGATGGAAAAGGAAAACAAATTGACATTCATGGTAGATAAGAAAGCAAATAAAGCCAGGATAAAGGAAGAAGTAGAGAGGAGATTCGAGCTCAAGGTATTAAGCGTTAACACACTGATAACCAAGAGGGGAAAGAAGGCCATAGTTGAGCTGGATGAGAGTTATTCTGCAGACGAAATTGCAGGCAGAATCGGAGTATTTTGA
- the rpl2_1 gene encoding 50S ribosomal protein L2, whose protein sequence is MGKHIVAQRRGHGSLVYRSPSHRHVKILKHPMDGEYKVTDLIQAPGRNAPLIVSESETGKKNMQLAFNGAYVGQVYSVGKTSTPVSGDTSTLGNVPDGSLVFNIESMPGDGGKFCRTAGASALVVSHGTSVALKLPSGKTKLFNPACKATVGLVAGSGARDIPILKAGRHIHYLQSKAKRPYTVRGVAMNAVNHPHGGGNHQHVGRPSTVGRGTPPGRKVGRLSPQRRKN, encoded by the coding sequence ATGGGTAAACATATAGTAGCACAGAGACGCGGACACGGCAGTCTTGTATATAGAAGCCCCAGCCACAGGCATGTTAAGATACTGAAGCACCCGATGGACGGAGAATACAAGGTTACCGACCTTATACAGGCGCCCGGAAGAAATGCGCCCTTGATTGTTTCAGAATCTGAAACCGGAAAGAAAAATATGCAGCTTGCATTCAACGGCGCTTACGTTGGCCAGGTATATTCCGTTGGAAAAACTTCAACTCCAGTAAGCGGGGACACATCTACCCTTGGAAATGTACCAGATGGATCACTTGTATTCAACATAGAGAGCATGCCTGGAGATGGTGGAAAATTCTGTCGTACTGCAGGAGCATCTGCGCTTGTAGTTAGTCACGGAACTTCTGTGGCATTGAAGCTGCCATCCGGAAAGACCAAGCTCTTTAACCCGGCTTGCAAGGCTACTGTTGGTCTCGTTGCAGGATCTGGGGCTAGAGACATACCCATACTGAAGGCAGGAAGACACATTCATTATCTTCAAAGCAAGGCAAAGAGACCATACACTGTTCGTGGTGTTGCTATGAATGCTGTAAATCACCCGCATGGTGGAGGTAATCACCAGCATGTTGGCAGGCCAAGTACAGTGGGAAGAGGAACACCACCTGGAAGAAAGGTTGGAAGACTGTCACCGCAAAGGAGGAAAAATTAA
- a CDS encoding 30S ribosomal protein S19 has product MVVKRQASVKSIKRRSRKSQKITMGRSKEFLYRGLSLEELKKMSDQELYKILPSRARRSLTREMNAEQKILYLKMNSEEKEIKTHVRDFIILPKYIGKVMEVYNGNSYVKFEIKPEMMGHYLGEFAQTRKEVKHSGPGVGATRSSKFMPLK; this is encoded by the coding sequence ATGGTAGTTAAGAGACAGGCATCAGTAAAATCAATAAAAAGACGATCACGAAAATCACAGAAAATAACAATGGGGCGTTCAAAGGAATTCCTTTACCGTGGTCTTTCTCTTGAAGAACTGAAGAAGATGAGTGATCAGGAACTTTACAAGATACTGCCTTCCAGGGCACGGAGATCCTTGACGAGAGAAATGAACGCAGAACAGAAGATACTTTACCTGAAGATGAACAGTGAGGAGAAGGAAATAAAGACCCACGTTCGTGATTTCATAATCCTTCCAAAATACATTGGCAAAGTTATGGAAGTATACAATGGCAATTCATACGTTAAATTTGAGATTAAACCGGAAATGATGGGACATTATCTTGGTGAATTTGCACAGACGCGAAAGGAAGTCAAGCATTCTGGGCCTGGAGTAGGTGCTACCAGATCATCGAAATTCATGCCGCTGAAGTGA
- a CDS encoding 50S ribosomal protein L22P yields MKGYSTTEFSEKSAIARAIEVDISMKDAVNIAHYLRGMSLVHAKEVVDKAIKKELPIPYFRYLDSVSHRKGVGPGRYPVKALKEFRAVLNNAEANADFKSLNIENLVVKHIAASKGRMIKKFTPKAYGRAGANFKDLINIDVVLEEVEE; encoded by the coding sequence ATGAAAGGTTACTCTACAACAGAATTTAGTGAAAAAAGCGCAATTGCGAGGGCCATAGAGGTAGACATATCGATGAAGGACGCAGTCAACATTGCACATTATTTACGTGGAATGAGTCTTGTCCATGCAAAGGAAGTTGTTGACAAGGCGATCAAGAAGGAGCTGCCCATACCATATTTCAGGTACCTTGATTCAGTGTCTCACAGAAAAGGCGTTGGACCAGGAAGATATCCGGTTAAAGCCTTAAAAGAATTCCGGGCTGTGCTGAACAACGCTGAGGCGAACGCTGACTTCAAGAGCTTAAACATTGAAAACCTTGTCGTCAAGCATATTGCGGCAAGCAAGGGACGAATGATCAAGAAGTTCACTCCAAAGGCATATGGAAGAGCTGGAGCAAATTTCAAGGATCTTATCAATATAGACGTAGTGCTGGAGGAGGTGGAGGAGTGA
- the rps3_1 gene encoding 30S ribosomal protein S3, protein MKERKFINEAVKKLLVSEFIRKETDHAGFGGMEMKRTPFGTNITLFVNKPGLVIGRRGSKVQEITENLEHKYHVESPQIEVKEIENPDLNPQVVSKKIALSLEKGWAYRKAGNTTLRRVIDNHSKGVIIRIGGKISGERARTQKFMFGSVKYSGDPSRSGMKNGFSIAKLKQGVIGVTVRMLDNNYKLPDEIKVGPIISSPKPVAEVSGEVKIDGTKSQAN, encoded by the coding sequence GTGAAAGAGAGGAAATTCATAAACGAAGCGGTAAAGAAACTACTTGTTTCGGAGTTCATAAGAAAAGAAACCGATCATGCGGGGTTTGGCGGAATGGAAATGAAGAGAACCCCATTTGGAACAAATATCACACTGTTTGTGAACAAGCCGGGACTTGTTATAGGGAGGCGCGGTTCCAAGGTGCAGGAGATTACGGAAAACCTTGAGCATAAATATCATGTCGAATCACCTCAAATAGAGGTTAAGGAAATCGAGAACCCGGATCTCAATCCTCAGGTTGTCTCAAAGAAGATTGCTCTTTCCCTGGAAAAGGGATGGGCGTACAGGAAGGCGGGCAACACAACTCTCAGGAGGGTTATTGACAACCATTCTAAAGGAGTCATAATACGCATTGGTGGCAAAATATCCGGAGAAAGGGCAAGAACGCAAAAGTTCATGTTTGGATCAGTCAAGTATTCGGGGGACCCGTCAAGATCAGGAATGAAGAATGGTTTCTCAATTGCAAAACTCAAGCAGGGTGTAATAGGAGTAACGGTAAGGATGCTCGATAACAATTATAAACTTCCTGATGAGATTAAAGTCGGGCCTATCATTTCAAGTCCAAAGCCTGTCGCGGAAGTAAGTGGAGAGGTGAAGATAGATGGAACTAAGAGCCAAGCAAATTAG
- a CDS encoding Hmal29, producing MELRAKQIREMQKTEIEERLKSFEESLLKERASVAMGGAPRNPGKIRSLRRQIARINTVLSGGPKE from the coding sequence ATGGAACTAAGAGCCAAGCAAATTAGGGAAATGCAGAAGACGGAGATAGAGGAGAGACTAAAGTCCTTTGAGGAATCCCTTCTTAAAGAAAGAGCGTCAGTTGCGATGGGTGGAGCGCCAAGAAACCCCGGGAAGATCAGATCATTGAGAAGGCAGATAGCCAGAATAAATACCGTTCTCAGTGGAGGACCAAAGGAATGA